The following DNA comes from Cryobacterium psychrophilum.
CGGTCTTCTTCGTGAATGGCGTAACCAGCCGGATCGCGCTGTCGAGCTTTCAATTTCCCACCGAAGCGGGGTTCACTGACTTCACCTATTCCACGCAGGAGCGCATCCTGGCGTATCCTCTCAGCGACAAGCTCATGACATTCGGGCTCGCCTGTGGAACAGCGAAATTCGTGGCGGCGGGCGGTCAGGTGCACGCTGTGGATACGACCCAAGAAGGGCTCTATCCGTTCGTGTACGTGCCTATGGATCAGTTCACATGCGGGCAGCTCAACAGGGGTTCCGCCGCATCGAATCTCATCAGAACGCCTGACGGCTCCGTGTACCTGTTGGAAGCAGGCAAGAAGCGGCCTATCTCCTCTATGGCACGCTTGGGCGAACTCAGCGTAAACGCGACGTGGTTAGAAGTAAAACCGGCATTCGCGGCGGCCATCCCGACGGGAGCGAACGCTTAGGAGCGTGGGGCGGTAGTCGCGCAATCGGTTTTGTGTCTCATTGTGTAGCGGCCATGCGGCACCGGGGCGGCCTGACCTGTTCAACATCCACGCCAATGTTCGTCAACGTCGTGGCGACGATGACTTGGTGATCCTGATCAACGATGGCCTGCGCGTTATAGGCGTAATGAAACGATCCGTCGGCGGTCTTCATGATCCGGGCATCCGGATCGGTGAAGTTGCGTTGCGCCTTCGGAGCGACGACCGCGTTCGTCGCCGCATCCTCCCCCTGCTTCGCGACCGTCTCGTCGTCGTCGCCTTTCTCGCGGGCCTTCTTCTCCGCATCTTTCCGCGCCCGTGCGGCCGCGTCAGCTTCTAACGCGGCCCGCGCTTCGGCGAGTTTAATCAGGCGGGATTCCCGCCGCGCCAGTTCCGGGGGCAACTCGTCGCCGCGTTTATCCTTCCCGAACCGGGCGTCCTCGGCCTCATCTGTCGCGTCCGCGTCAGCGAGTAGCGCGGACACTTCATCCGCGAGGACTTTCTGCTTCTCCGTCAGGCGCGCGTAACTCATCGCTTTGCGCCGGGAGGCGTTCGCACGCACCTTCGTTCCATCGAGGGCGACCTGCCCCAGCGACACCATCCCGGCCGCTCGGCACAGTTCCAACGCTTGCAGGAACACGTTCCCCAGCGCCGAGAGGTGCCGTTTTCGAAACCGGGCAATGGAACGAAAATCGGGTGCTTGCTGCGCGGCCAACCAGCGAAAAGCGACCACATCCACACACACCCGCTCCAACTCGCGGGAGGAGCGCACCCCCACGCAATACCCATAGAGAAGAACACGGACCATCAACCGCGGGTCATACGGCGGTTGGCCTTTCGTCTTCGCATACGACGCATCGAACTTCCGCAGGTCGAGCTGAGTTTCGACGATGTCCGCAATGAACCGCGACAGATGATTCTGCGGCAACCACTCATCCAGTGACGGCGGCACCAGCATCACCGCGGCCGGCTCAAACGCCCGGAACCGCTTATTCATGCCCGCCCCGGCCTCCACCCCACCCTCGACGGGGTCGACGTGCTCAAGCTCAGCCGCGGGAAACAAGCCATCCGAATCGCTCATAACCAATTTTTGGCGAGTAGCCCTTGAAGGTAGCACTAGTCCGACGACACGGTAGCAAGATTCCGGGAACACGGTAGCGCTGATGCTGCCAATCTGCTCTGCTGTGGAAGGACAACGCGCAAGGCGTTGTCCTTCCATTGTTAAGGGCGGGTCATGGCGGATTATCGGAAAATATTGGGGTTGCTGCTCGAGGGGCGCAGCTACCGCGACGTCGTCGAGATCGTGGGGTGCTCGCATCGCGACGTGGCTCGGGTGCGGCAGGAGGTCGAGGCTCGGGGCCTGACCGCGACCGTTACGGTGAGTGATACCGAGTTGGCGGAATGGTTCCCCGACGGGCGTCGGAAAGTCTCAGACGAGTACGACCAACCCGACCTGGCACGGGTGCTGGCGGCGATGAAAGCAAACCGGCACTTCACGTTGCTGCTGGCCTGGCGCCGCTACGTCGACACCACAGATGCGGGCAAGAAGTACGGGTACTCGCAGTTCTGCGCCCTGTTCACCGGTTATCTTCGCACCCACGATCTCGTCGCGGTGCTCCGCCACGAGCCGGGACGGGCGATGTTGGTGGACTGGGCCGGCGACACGATGGACATCGTCGACACCATCACCGGTGAAGTGGTCCGGGCCATCTTGTTCGTCGCGGTGCTGCCGTTTTCGGGTCTGATGTTCTGCCGCGCCTACGCGGATATGAAATCCCCCGCCTGGCTCGACGCCCACGTTCACGCATTCGCGTTCTTTGGAGGCGTCACGCAGATCATCGTGCCGGACAACCCGACGACGTCGACCCACCGAACCCACCAAGGCGATGCGGAGCGGGTCGTGAACGCCCGATATCAGCAACTCGCTGACCACTATCAGACAGCAATTGTCCCGGCCAGACCGAAAAAGCCGCGCGACAAGGCATCAGCCGAGAATGCGGTGAACGTCGTCAACAAACGCGTCATCGGCTATCTCGAAGACGATGTCTTCACGACCCTGAGCGAATTGAACACCGCAATCGAGGAACGGGTGCGAGAGATCAACCACGACATTCGCCGCGCCGACGACACCACCCGGTGGGAACGCTTCGACACCGAAGAGCGCGAGCTTTTGGGCTCGCTGCCTGATATCGGGTTCGAGGACGTCGAGTGGAAAGAGTTGAAAGCTGCCCGGAACTACCACGTCACCGCGGACACGCAACGCTATTCCGTGCCCTTTGCCCTAGCGGGCAAGCTGCTGCGGGTCCGGGTGACATCGTCTCGGGTGACGATCTTCGACGGCAACGACAGCATCTGCGAACACCCAAGGCTGACAGGTCGGAAGGGCCAGTACTCGACTCTTCCCGAGCATGTTCCGCCGCAGCACCGCGATATCGACGGGTTGTGGTCTAGGCGCTGGTTCATTGACCGGGCGCGCAGCGCCGGGCCGGCGACCGTCACGGTGATCGAGCAGATCCTCGACAGCCAAGCAATCGAAGCGCAAGGATACCTGTCCTGCCAGAACATCCTCGACGGCCTCGGCAAGAACAACCGAGAACGCTTGGAGGCCGCCTGCCAAGACCTCGTCAACCGCAAAGCCCATCCGACGTATTCCACTCTGAAACGGTTGATGGCGGCCATTGATAGTGACGTGAAAAAGCCCCGACCGGTGACCCCGGCGGCCTCGACACGCAAACGCAGCAGCACTGTCATGTTCCGCGACACCGTCACGGACGTCTATGTCCGTGACGCCTCCCACTACGCCCGAAACGAGGACGGAAAGTGACGTTCACCAGCGTTGACTATGACAAGTTCCGCGCACTGCGCGTAACCCACGTCGCGACCCGGCTGGAGGAACTCATCCAAGACGAAGCCAACGACACCCTCACGCCAGAGCAGCTGTTCCTCACTGCGGTCGATGACGCGTTGGAATCCCGACGCGTCAGCCGGGTCGACAAACTCATCCGCCAGGCAGCCCTCCCCATCCCTGGCGCCACCGTCGCTGAGGTCGACTACCGCGAGGGACGCGGCATCACCGCCGTCAGAATGCGGCGCTATGCCGCCCATGACTGGCGCTTGGATGCGACCAACCTGCTCATCATCTCGCCTACCGGTGGCGGGAAAACCTACCTCGCCTGCGCGCTGGCCATCGGCGCTTGCCACAGTGAGCACTCCGTTCTCTACTCCCGGATGGACGACCTCGCCCGGAGACTCGTCATCGCTCGCGGCGACGGCATCGCGCATCAGAAACTGTTGAACGAGCTCTCCAACATCGATTTGCTGATCATTGACGATTTCCTGACCGTCGGTGTTGACAGCGACGCAGCCAGCGACTTGTTCGCGATCCTCGCGAACCGGGAGCACCGACTGCCGACGATGATCGCCTCGCAGACCGGACCCGCGCATTGGGTCGCCGAGCTGCCCGACCGCGTCGCGGCGGACTCAATCGTGAACCGCCTCGCCAACAACGCCCGCATCATCAACCTCGGCCAGATCGACATGCGTCAGCACCGAAACGACCAAGCCCGCGCCGAGAAGAGCTACTGGGAGTAACACCGGAGCGGCTCGGGCGCCAAGCTCGGGCCGCTACCCCCTCGTCAGAACAGCGCTACCACGTGCTCGGACGTGCGCTACCGCCAGGGGCTACTCGTCACAATTTTCCCAGACCCACGCTCGAAGCCCGGGAAATCGGGCGGCGTTTTAAACTTTGCCGTTACTGACCCACGCTCCTAGTGCTTCCGGCGACGGCAGCAACATCGCGGTGGAAATCCGGCGCCAGAGCCTGGGCCTGATGATTGTCCCCCTGTGAATCGGAATCCTCACGGCGTTGGAGTCAGGAGACCGTTAGCAGTCTCAGGAAGCACGCTAGCGGAGCTGTTTGCCTACTTTGCCTTCGTCTCAACGATGTTGGTTCCTGCAGCTAGCGACCCCACAGGGAGTGGCGTCGCTGCCCGACGGTACGTTAGCCAGACGGCCGCTCCGACGGCAACTGCCATGAGAGCAGTCAGTGCCTGCCAGCTCAGAGGTGGCTGCCATTGCGGCTCCAAGAGCATTTCGCGCAGTCCGCCAGTGACGCTGACGACGTAACGGCGTAACGTCGTCAGGAGACTGAACACGTGGCCGAATGCGAGGAGAACCAGCATGCCCATGAGCGCGCGTTTGAGCGCTAGCGGCAACACTGGTAAGCGATCGCTATCGTCAATGACAATCCCGCAGGCCACCAAGAGGCAAAGGAGCAGGGCGAGCATGTAGCGGCCTTGCCAGATGTAACCTGTGCTGGATATCAGGACCACTTGAGTGATGGCGGGTATGAAGATCATCAACAGAGCCAAGGCGAGCACGGTGAGGCGTCCGCGAGCAGTTCCCAATACCAAGGCCGCCGCAATCGTTGCCACGATTGCGAAGCTCCAAGCAATCACGCTGAAACTCGGCGACGGCGTGTCCACCCACCCGAACAAACCGACATAGCCGTCGGCGAAATCCAGAGTGCGGCTGAGCATCTCAACGAATGCGACACGAGGGCTGGTTCCGGCACCCTGGAACTGCTGGGGACTAAGTCCAGCCGGGTGCAAGTACCAATACGCAGTACCTGCAGCGAACAGGGCCGAGAGTCCCACCGCAGTCCAGGCCGCTGGCTTGCGCAGAAGCTGACGCACAATTGTCTTGTCGCCCAAGGCGAAGGCCGCCGCAATGATGAGGAGGACCCACAACATGGCAATGCTTCGCGTGCTGAGCAACAAAGCCGCAGAGACCACGACGAATCCCGCGCGCTCCCATAACCCAGCGCGGCTGGACGGAATTCGAAATGTGGCTGTCAGAGTGACAAGAAGCGCTCCGGCGGCGGCGATCTCCAGTCCATTCGGATTTATTGCACCACCGAGGTAGATGACCATGGGGGTGACCGCAATATAGGTCGCCACCAACGCCCATCGAGATCGGCGGAGCAGGGTCAATTGCATGATCATGAGGGCCAGGGTTGCGGCCGTCAAGACCGCGTTGACACCGCGCATTGCGTAGAGCGCAGGCGTGCCGTCCAGGACCAACGTGGGAATTCCGACGATGGCGTAGTATGCGGGGCTGTTCGTTCCCGCTGAGTGCCCGGTTGTCACAATCTTGAGAGGATCGCCGGCCACCGGGCGCATGCAACCGGCCGAGATCGTGGGATCGAACGCGTAGCAAGTCAGCTCGTGAGCGTGCGCAACGTAGCGCGGCACGTCGGCTCGGGCGAGTTGCGTGTTCTCGGACCACGGCACGCTGGATATCTCGCCACGCACGACTGCAGCGGCGCGGATTGCGTGGGATGGCTCGTCCGGGACGGACATGAGGGGAGACGCAAGAGTCCAAAGCAACATCGGCATGAGAATGGCCGTGAATGCGACGATGAAGACTTTCCAGCGCCCGCGATGGGCCACATTGCTGGCGTCGGATTCAATTGACAAGCTCTTGGGGCTCACAGCGTAATGCTCATGCACATTTGGTTCAGCTTTCTAAGCAGGTGCCGTCGGGCCGAAATGACGGCGGTTCTTTCCCGAGACTCCTCGGATTCACGCCAGGACCAAATGGTGCGGCAGAGAACCACAACAGCCTAGTCGGTGTGGCGAATCTCGATGAGGGCTCGCTCCATCTCGTCGATGCGGGCGTGTTGCAGCGCAGAATTCTCAGCCAATACTCGAGTCTTGTCCTCCAAGTCCGTAAGTTCGCCGCTGTGCTGAATGCAGACAAGAAAGAGAATGAGCAGGCTCAGGAAGAAGACCAAGTTGGTGGGAATCTCAACCCCGACAAGGGTCGACGCCCAGACAAGGGTTTGCGGAAAGATTCCAACGACCAGAGCAAAAACGCCAGCGAGAATCCACCACACGGCGTGGCGCTCGCGCAGTCGACGACGACGCAGCATTTCGACAATTACGGTAAGCGCGAGAACTGCTGCCACGATTCCGAACACGTAACTGGCGACGTTCACGAGGCGCTCCGCCCGTCCGTCAATGGAACCCTCGGGCGCATAAGGGCAATCAGGAGAGCCATACCCGCCCTGCCGAGGTACGCGGCGGCCTTGAAGGGGGCGTGCGAGGGTACCCCGCCAGCGCGTGGACGCATTGCGACAGGAAGTTGTCGGATCGTGCACCCGGCGCGAGCAGCGATGACCAACGACTCGATGGTGTCGCCCAGATATTCTGCGGGATAGTGTTCCGCGAAGAGACGAACCGCTCGCGGGCCCGTGGCACGAAATCCTGAGGTAGTGTCCGTGAGTTTCGTTGCGGCCAGTCGACTGATGATTCGCGCCAATACGAGCATCGCCCACTTTCGGGGACCGGTGACGAGATAGTCTCCTTCGCCGGCAAACCGAGCACCCAGCACAAGGTCTGCGGAATCGAGCCCGGCCAGCAGTTCCGGCACTCCGGAAGGGTCGTGCTGGCCGTCGGAATCAACCTGTACGACGTTCTGAAAATCGTGCAGCATGGCGTATTTAAAGCCTGCCCGCATCGCGCCGCCAACACCCAAGTTGAACGGCAGGCTGATGACGGTCGCGCCGGCACTTCGCGCCTCCGCGACCGTTCGGTCGGTGGAGCCATCATCTACGACGAGGACGCTGATGCCGGGAAGCTTGGTGAAAACTTCGGTGACGACGGCGGCGACCGACTCCTCCTCGTTGAATGCAGGCATCACTATTAGCGTGGCCTTGAGAGAGCTAGTCATACTGGGAATCCTACCAAGTGAGTAATCAACTCCCGGTTCTTCGGTAGGCTCGTCTGGTGGAAATTCCAGCAGCTAAGACGCCCCGCCCGATGGTTTCGGTCGCCCTGTGTACTCATAACGGTGCTGAATTTCTTGGCGCTCAGCTACACAGCATTTTGAACCAAACGAGAGTCCCCGATGAAATTGTCATCAGTGACGATGCGTCTACCGACGCGACTCTTTCTCTGGCCCTCGAGATTTTTGGGGACCGTACCGCGCCTGCGCTCACCGTGATGCAAAATTCCACGGCACTTGGTGTCACGGCGAATTTTGCGCAGGCCTTGGCAGCCTGTTCCGGTGATCTCTTGGCGCTTTGCGATCAGGACGATGTGTGGAGCCCCGTCAAGATGGAACAGATGCTCGCCGAATTTGCGGGCCGGCCAGGACTGCTTCTCCTTCACTCGGACGCACGACTGGTGGGGCAGGACGGGGAACCAATGGGGGCAACGCTCTTCGGGGCGCTGTCCCTGTCCGCCGAAGAGAAACGCTCTGTCCACCAGGGCATCGCGTTTTCCGTTCTCCTTCGACGTAATATCGTGACAGGAGCCACAGCCATGTTGCGCCGAGAGCTTCTGGAGCGAGCGGAACCATTTCCCGCCTCTTGGGTGCACGATGAGTGGCTGGCCATGATCGCTGCAGCTACGGGAGAAATGGACATGCTCGAGGCCCCGCTCATCGACTACCGTCAGCACGGCAGAAACGAGATCGGTGTCAGCAGCCTGACGTTGCGCATCGGCATCAATCGATTACGCGTGTCACGTGCTGATCGCAACGCGCGCTTGTTGAACCGGGCCCAGTCCCTCGCCGACCGGGTTGAGTCCTCGGGCTTCGCTTTAACCGAGTCAGATGCTCAAGCGATCGAGGAGAAACTTTGTCACGAGCGTATTCGCAGCGGGCTACCAGCCAGTCGCGCGAGGCGCCTTCGGCCCGTCGTAGCAGAATGGAGCACGGGTCGTTACGCGCGGTATGGGCTCGGTCTGCAAGATATCGTGCGCGATCTCACCCAGCCCGCGTAGTTGCCAGCCGTGGACCCCTCGGAGGTGACGCCCGTACAAGCGTCGTTAGGATGAATTCCGTGAACAAACCCGAGCTCAAGCGGCTTCCCAGAGCGAAGGTGTCTGGCTTCACTCTCATCTTGGGAGCGACCGGGATTGCGGGTGTCGCGTCGTACCTGGTCATGTGGATTGTTCCGAACCAAATCGGCCTCGCGGGCTACGCTGTCTTCGCCTCCCTCTGGTCATTTCTCTACCTCGTCGTGGGCACGCTCGGCGGCGTCCAGCAGGAGGTGACGCGAGCGACACTTCCCATCGAGAGGATGCCTGGAGGGCGCGCGAGCAAGGCCCGCAACTTCGGTTTGTGGGCTGGGCTCCTGGTCTTTCTCGTCATCGTGTGTACTTCGCCGCTTTGGGTCGGGTTTGTCTTCCCAGCGGACGGCTGGAAACTTGTGTGGCCGTTGGCTGTTGGTGCATCGGCATCCGTAATGGTTGCGGTGCTGGCCGGCACACTGTACGGCGCTTCGAAATGGAAGGCCGTGGCTCTCATGGTTAGCGTTGACGCGGTCATGCGACTTGTGGCTGTGTCCGTTGTGCTCATCTGGACAGACGATGTCGTGGCTCTGGCATGGGCCGTCGCGCTGCCCTTCCCTTTGACTCTGTTGATCCTCTGGCCGTTCTTCCGGAATTCGATTGTAGGACGCACCCAGCTGGATGTGGGATACCGAGCGCTCACATGGAATGTGTCGCGAACCATGGTTGCAGCAGCTGGGACCGGAATTATGGTCAGCGGATTCCCTCTGGTTTTGGGTGTCAGCTCGGCGGGCGAAGCCCCGGAACTTCTTGGTCTCTTCATCCTGACCATTACGTTGACACGTGCGCCCTTGATCATTGTCGCGATGTCGCTTCAGAGCTATTTCCTCATCATGTTTCGCGACAATGTGGAGAGCTTCTGGAAGCGGTTTCTCAGCATCCAGGCCCTTGTATTCGGCGCCGCCATCGTACTGGCCGGCGCTGGGTGGTTGATTGGCCCAGCCGTTTTCGGTTTCCTTTTCCCAGGGCAGCTCCAGCCGGAAGGATGGTTCATCGCTGTGCTGGTTTTCTCCTCAGCCTTTGTCGGCGCGATGTGCATTAGCGCCCCGGCGGTTCTGGCTCGGTCCCAACATTTTGTCTACACATCAGGCTGGGTCGTGGCAGCCATGGTTACGGTGTTGGCGCTTCTCATGCCGCTCGACTTCACGGCACGCACGTGCCTGGCCTTGGTGGCGGGTCCGGTTGCTGGGCTACTGATCCATGGGATCTTTCTCGCAACATCTCGGCGGTCCCGGCCGCGCCTCATTACTCAATAAGCACCGGTAGACTCCTCTCGGCTTCACCTATGCGCGGTCGCGCGCGATTCGGGGGTTACCCGGGTGAGGTGTGAAGAATCCTCAGTCCACCACACGTGAAAGGCACGCGGTTTCCGCAAGCTCATGAGCAGTTCAGACATCCTCGTCGTATTACCGACACTCGGTGACAGGCTCGACAGCCTTCGCGAGACGCTTGAAACGGTGAAGCACCAGCGTCAAGAAGTTGCACTCACGCTCGCAGTTGTAGCTCCGCTAGGCGCAATCGAAGCGCGCGCCATAGCCGTCGAGTACGGTGCCACTGTGATCGACGACCCCAAGACCGGTATTTCTGCGGCTATCAACTGCGGCCTGGCCGCACGCACCAACGAGCGCTACTACGCATGGATCGGCGACGACGACCTATTCCGCCCCGGGGGCCTCAAACGACTACAGGCCATGCTCGACAATGACGCGTCGGCAGTGCTGTCATTCGGGGGCTGTGAATACATCGACCCCACGGGCAAGAAGCTCGCTCTCAGCAATGCCGGAGCTCTGGCCACGTTCCTGTTGGCATGGGGCCCCGACCTCATCCCGCACCCCGGGACCATGATTCGTCTCGATGCGCTGGAAGCGATCGGCGGATTCGACGTAGGGCTGAAGTACGCCATGGACCTCGACGCGTTCTTGAAGCTGCGCAAGTACGGCAAGTTTATTTCGACGCGAGTGCCTGTCTCAGCCTTCCGTTGGCACCCAGACTCCCTCACCGTGGCCAACCGATTGAACTCCAGCGTCGAATCCGAAGCCGTCAAGCGCCGACACCTTCCAGCCGGCCTGCGCCCACTTAGCCCGATATGGAACTACCCGATTCGCTGGG
Coding sequences within:
- a CDS encoding ATP-binding protein, translated to MTFTSVDYDKFRALRVTHVATRLEELIQDEANDTLTPEQLFLTAVDDALESRRVSRVDKLIRQAALPIPGATVAEVDYREGRGITAVRMRRYAAHDWRLDATNLLIISPTGGGKTYLACALAIGACHSEHSVLYSRMDDLARRLVIARGDGIAHQKLLNELSNIDLLIIDDFLTVGVDSDAASDLFAILANREHRLPTMIASQTGPAHWVAELPDRVAADSIVNRLANNARIINLGQIDMRQHRNDQARAEKSYWE
- a CDS encoding lipopolysaccharide biosynthesis protein; amino-acid sequence: MNKPELKRLPRAKVSGFTLILGATGIAGVASYLVMWIVPNQIGLAGYAVFASLWSFLYLVVGTLGGVQQEVTRATLPIERMPGGRASKARNFGLWAGLLVFLVIVCTSPLWVGFVFPADGWKLVWPLAVGASASVMVAVLAGTLYGASKWKAVALMVSVDAVMRLVAVSVVLIWTDDVVALAWAVALPFPLTLLILWPFFRNSIVGRTQLDVGYRALTWNVSRTMVAAAGTGIMVSGFPLVLGVSSAGEAPELLGLFILTITLTRAPLIIVAMSLQSYFLIMFRDNVESFWKRFLSIQALVFGAAIVLAGAGWLIGPAVFGFLFPGQLQPEGWFIAVLVFSSAFVGAMCISAPAVLARSQHFVYTSGWVVAAMVTVLALLMPLDFTARTCLALVAGPVAGLLIHGIFLATSRRSRPRLITQ
- a CDS encoding glycosyltransferase family 2 protein, whose translation is MTSSLKATLIVMPAFNEEESVAAVVTEVFTKLPGISVLVVDDGSTDRTVAEARSAGATVISLPFNLGVGGAMRAGFKYAMLHDFQNVVQVDSDGQHDPSGVPELLAGLDSADLVLGARFAGEGDYLVTGPRKWAMLVLARIISRLAATKLTDTTSGFRATGPRAVRLFAEHYPAEYLGDTIESLVIAARAGCTIRQLPVAMRPRAGGVPSHAPFKAAAYLGRAGMALLIALMRPRVPLTDGRSAS
- the istA gene encoding IS21 family transposase, which produces MADYRKILGLLLEGRSYRDVVEIVGCSHRDVARVRQEVEARGLTATVTVSDTELAEWFPDGRRKVSDEYDQPDLARVLAAMKANRHFTLLLAWRRYVDTTDAGKKYGYSQFCALFTGYLRTHDLVAVLRHEPGRAMLVDWAGDTMDIVDTITGEVVRAILFVAVLPFSGLMFCRAYADMKSPAWLDAHVHAFAFFGGVTQIIVPDNPTTSTHRTHQGDAERVVNARYQQLADHYQTAIVPARPKKPRDKASAENAVNVVNKRVIGYLEDDVFTTLSELNTAIEERVREINHDIRRADDTTRWERFDTEERELLGSLPDIGFEDVEWKELKAARNYHVTADTQRYSVPFALAGKLLRVRVTSSRVTIFDGNDSICEHPRLTGRKGQYSTLPEHVPPQHRDIDGLWSRRWFIDRARSAGPATVTVIEQILDSQAIEAQGYLSCQNILDGLGKNNRERLEAACQDLVNRKAHPTYSTLKRLMAAIDSDVKKPRPVTPAASTRKRSSTVMFRDTVTDVYVRDASHYARNEDGK
- a CDS encoding glycosyltransferase family 2 protein, yielding MEIPAAKTPRPMVSVALCTHNGAEFLGAQLHSILNQTRVPDEIVISDDASTDATLSLALEIFGDRTAPALTVMQNSTALGVTANFAQALAACSGDLLALCDQDDVWSPVKMEQMLAEFAGRPGLLLLHSDARLVGQDGEPMGATLFGALSLSAEEKRSVHQGIAFSVLLRRNIVTGATAMLRRELLERAEPFPASWVHDEWLAMIAAATGEMDMLEAPLIDYRQHGRNEIGVSSLTLRIGINRLRVSRADRNARLLNRAQSLADRVESSGFALTESDAQAIEEKLCHERIRSGLPASRARRLRPVVAEWSTGRYARYGLGLQDIVRDLTQPA
- a CDS encoding DUF2142 domain-containing protein, with protein sequence MSPKSLSIESDASNVAHRGRWKVFIVAFTAILMPMLLWTLASPLMSVPDEPSHAIRAAAVVRGEISSVPWSENTQLARADVPRYVAHAHELTCYAFDPTISAGCMRPVAGDPLKIVTTGHSAGTNSPAYYAIVGIPTLVLDGTPALYAMRGVNAVLTAATLALMIMQLTLLRRSRWALVATYIAVTPMVIYLGGAINPNGLEIAAAGALLVTLTATFRIPSSRAGLWERAGFVVVSAALLLSTRSIAMLWVLLIIAAAFALGDKTIVRQLLRKPAAWTAVGLSALFAAGTAYWYLHPAGLSPQQFQGAGTSPRVAFVEMLSRTLDFADGYVGLFGWVDTPSPSFSVIAWSFAIVATIAAALVLGTARGRLTVLALALLMIFIPAITQVVLISSTGYIWQGRYMLALLLCLLVACGIVIDDSDRLPVLPLALKRALMGMLVLLAFGHVFSLLTTLRRYVVSVTGGLREMLLEPQWQPPLSWQALTALMAVAVGAAVWLTYRRAATPLPVGSLAAGTNIVETKAK
- a CDS encoding glycosyltransferase, yielding MSSSDILVVLPTLGDRLDSLRETLETVKHQRQEVALTLAVVAPLGAIEARAIAVEYGATVIDDPKTGISAAINCGLAARTNERYYAWIGDDDLFRPGGLKRLQAMLDNDASAVLSFGGCEYIDPTGKKLALSNAGALATFLLAWGPDLIPHPGTMIRLDALEAIGGFDVGLKYAMDLDAFLKLRKYGKFISTRVPVSAFRWHPDSLTVANRLNSSVESEAVKRRHLPAGLRPLSPIWNYPIRWASAFAARQVSAQA
- a CDS encoding DUF2304 domain-containing protein → MNVASYVFGIVAAVLALTVIVEMLRRRRLRERHAVWWILAGVFALVVGIFPQTLVWASTLVGVEIPTNLVFFLSLLILFLVCIQHSGELTDLEDKTRVLAENSALQHARIDEMERALIEIRHTD